In a single window of the Cygnus olor isolate bCygOlo1 chromosome 5, bCygOlo1.pri.v2, whole genome shotgun sequence genome:
- the RAG2 gene encoding V(D)J recombination-activating protein 2 encodes MTQSADAMSLQMVTAVSNSSLLQPGCSLLNFDGHVFFFGQKGWPKRSCPTGVFFLDIKQNELKMKPVFFSKDSCYLPPLRYPAICTFRGNEESDKHQYIIHGGKTPNNDLSDKIYIMSLVSKTSKKTTFQCVEKDLGGDVPEARYGHTINVVHSRGKSMSVIFGGRSYIPLAQRTTERWNSVVDCLPSVFLVDFEFGCCTSYILPELQDGLSFHVSVARNDTIYILGGHSLQNNTRSPSLYKLKVDLPLGSPALTCSVLPGGISVSSAIVTQTSDTEFVLVGGYQSDNQKRLVCNTIVLEDNKIEIVERASPDWTPDIKHCRMWFGCDMGKGSVLLGIPGANKQLISDANYFYILRCKGTEEDEEEELTAQICSQASTEDQGDSTPFEDSEEFCFSAEASSFDVDDIDTYNEDDEEDESETGYWITCCASCNIDINTWVPFYSTELNKPAMILCSNGAGHWVHAQCMDLSESMLLHLSEANVKYFCNEHVDLNKGLQTPKR; translated from the coding sequence ATGACCCAATCAGCAGACGCAATGTCACTGCAGATGGTGACAGCTGTCAGTAATTCATCCTTGCTTCAGCCGGGCTGTTCGCTGCTGAATTTTGATGGGCATGTCTTCTTTTTTGGGCAGAAAGGATGGCCGAAGAGATCCTGTCCCActggtgttttcttccttgataTAAAGCAGAATGAGCTCAAAATGAAACCTGTCTTCTTCTCTAAGGATTCATGTTACCTTCCCCCTCTCCGCTACCCCGCAATTTGCACGTTTAGAGGCAATGAGGAGTCCGATAAGCACCAGTATATCATTCACGGTGGGAAAACGCCTAACAATGATCTTTCTGATAAGATCTACATTATGAGTCTAGTAAGCAAAACTAGCAAGAAAACCACTTTTCAATGTGTTGAGAAAGATCTGGGTGGGGATGTCCCTGAAGCTAGATATGGACATACAATTAATGTAGTTCATAGCCGGGGAAAAAGCATGAGCGTTATATTTGGAGGTAGATCGTATATTCCTCTCGCACAAAGAACCACTGAAAGATGGAACAGCGTGGTTGACTGTTTGCCGTCTGTGTTTCTTGTTGATTTTGAGTTTGGATGCTGTACATCGTACATACTTCCGGAGCTCCAAGATGGACTTTCTTTCCACGTTTCAGTTGCCAGGAATGATACAATCTACATTTTGGGAGGCCATTCACTTCAAAATAACACCCGGTCCCCCAGCTTATACAAGCTAAAAGTTGACCTCCCGCTAGGCAGCCCAGCTCTGACCTGCAGTGTCTTGCCAGGGGGAATATCTGTGTCAAGTGCTATCGTGACTCAGACCAGTGATACCGAATTTGTCCTTGTGGGGGGCTACCAGTCTGACAACCAGAAACGGTTGGTCTGTAACACCATAGTTTTGGAAGATAATAAGATAGAGATTGTTGAAAGGGCAAGCCCGGACTGGACACCAGATATTAAACACTGCAGGATGTGGTTTGGCTGTGATATGGGCAAAGGGTCTGTATTGCTGGGCATTCCAGGGGCCAACAAACAGTTAATCTCAGATGCAAACTACTTCTACATTTTGAGATGCAAAGGCACAgaagaggatgaggaggaagaactGACAGCACAAATTTGCAGTCAGGCATCTACCGAAGACCAAGGAGACTCCACTCCGTTTGAAGATTcagaagagttttgttttaGTGCTGAAGCCAGTAGCTTTGATGTTGATGATATCGACACTTAcaatgaagatgatgaagaagaTGAATCAGAAACAGGTTACTGGATCAcctgctgtgccagctgcaATATTGATATTAACACTTGGGTGCCTTTCTATTCAACAGAACTCAACAAGCCCGCAATGATCCTGTGTTCCAATGGGGCTGGCCATTGGGTCCATGCACAATGTATGGATCTGTCAGAGAGCATGCTCCTACATCTCTCAGAAGCAAATGTCAAGTATTTCTGCAACGAGCATGTTGACCTTAATAAAGGGCTACAAACTCCCAAAAGGTGA